A genome region from Myxococcota bacterium includes the following:
- a CDS encoding FliH/SctL family protein: MGETLDAAMSKISAEEADARKEAQALIDEAKSEGKQKGALQAAQLKEKLTKLKTIYASEMEPDLVRNALSVAQTLVSSELKSSPDALLRFVQEALKTVSEAEIIRIRANPAHTQILKNNKEQLINLLQRAKDIDIREDKQVSEGILLQTESGVIDAQLKTQVEEISRVLGI, encoded by the coding sequence GTGGGCGAAACCTTAGACGCGGCCATGAGCAAAATCAGCGCCGAAGAAGCTGATGCAAGAAAAGAAGCTCAGGCTTTAATTGACGAAGCCAAAAGCGAGGGCAAACAAAAAGGCGCATTGCAAGCCGCGCAATTAAAAGAGAAGCTTACCAAGCTCAAGACCATCTACGCCTCTGAGATGGAGCCAGACTTGGTGCGCAACGCCCTAAGCGTGGCCCAAACCTTGGTATCCAGCGAGCTCAAATCATCCCCCGACGCCCTTTTGCGCTTTGTTCAAGAGGCCTTAAAAACGGTATCCGAAGCTGAAATCATCCGCATCAGAGCCAATCCCGCTCACACCCAGATTCTCAAAAACAATAAAGAGCAGTTAATCAACCTACTTCAAAGAGCGAAGGACATCGATATCCGCGAAGACAAACAAGTCTCCGAAGGCATCTTGCTGCAAACCGAATCCGGCGTCATAGACGCCCAGCTCAAAACCCAAGTAGAAGAAATTTCAAGGGTCCTGGGGATATAA
- a CDS encoding cob(I)yrinic acid a,c-diamide adenosyltransferase → MKLYTKRGDAGETDLFGGERVSKAHPQVLAYGSIDAANAAIGFAAVISMDLQPELRQIMSDLFDAGAELASVATRVQENSLLTDQRIEQLEQIIDTVDAQLPQLKNFVLPTGSELAARLHLARTAVRRAEQEVILAKESGTQIRPQIIKYLNRLSDLLFAWSRLANINTQTEEILWAKP, encoded by the coding sequence ATGAAACTTTACACCAAACGAGGTGACGCCGGCGAAACCGATCTCTTCGGCGGCGAAAGAGTGTCCAAAGCACACCCGCAGGTTTTAGCCTACGGAAGCATTGACGCAGCCAACGCGGCCATCGGCTTTGCCGCAGTAATCTCCATGGACCTGCAGCCTGAACTTAGACAAATCATGTCCGATTTGTTCGATGCAGGTGCAGAGCTTGCGTCCGTTGCAACACGCGTTCAAGAAAACAGCTTGCTCACCGACCAACGCATTGAACAGCTCGAACAAATTATCGACACCGTAGATGCCCAGCTGCCACAGCTAAAAAACTTTGTGCTACCCACAGGCAGTGAACTAGCTGCCCGCCTGCACCTGGCCCGTACGGCTGTAAGGCGTGCAGAACAAGAAGTGATTCTTGCAAAAGAAAGCGGCACTCAAATTAGACCCCAAATCATAAAATACTTGAATAGATTAAGCGATCTGTTGTTTGCTTGGAGCAGACTGGCTAATATTAATACCCAAACCGAGGAGATTCTGTGGGCGAAACCTTAG
- a CDS encoding bifunctional UDP-sugar hydrolase/5'-nucleotidase: MKICMLVFALAITTVVRAQNIELGPDERLVTILGTNDIHGGIEPNFPMWAGMVDDIRQRTKDRYDQRAGVLTVDAGDQFQGTLISNYTEGMLIFAAMKLIQYDAIVPGNHDYDFGPIGWLVDQSADTSRRREALEKAAFQTGVPLLSANTFYKDSLMDTAGAPVAVSNTGCLPKGPASQIDWSRARQPSFLKPYLIKHVAGLRVALIGIDNVNTNILTTADNVADLCFGDEEEHYKRIRKQLEGKADIFIMVVHDGDVAVIEKLTSPERLVDAVISGHTHQVYSRRINGVPYVQTGSGGHFYDRVDLVWDSSARKIVDARTQSSAGNPITGPHFNGAVQNLLEQARRDIAPFSGRPVGKAAAPITRDYINENALANLLTDEFRRISGTEIAFLNGGGIRANLPASDLSYEDFFKISPFSNRALILDPMPIENLIALLKQSIVTCGAYGALFQSGLTVSYRRHCTGDAKLDLAAKLLRVEQIGGPILYTEQSGINPQAPKHFRIATIDFLATGGDRFDGFKQIPIVKDLGILRELLVEDFVRTRPNFIGKIDGRWRNEDI; encoded by the coding sequence ATGAAGATATGTATGCTGGTTTTTGCCCTGGCTATTACAACGGTTGTTCGCGCACAAAACATCGAGCTTGGCCCTGATGAGAGGTTGGTCACCATTTTGGGTACCAACGATATTCATGGCGGCATCGAGCCTAACTTTCCTATGTGGGCTGGTATGGTGGATGACATCCGCCAGCGGACCAAAGACCGTTACGACCAACGGGCAGGGGTGCTGACAGTCGATGCCGGTGACCAGTTCCAAGGCACATTGATCAGCAACTATACCGAAGGCATGCTCATCTTCGCCGCGATGAAGCTCATCCAATATGACGCCATTGTCCCTGGCAACCATGACTATGACTTCGGCCCCATTGGATGGCTCGTTGACCAAAGTGCCGACACCAGCAGACGTAGAGAAGCGCTGGAGAAGGCAGCTTTCCAAACAGGCGTGCCGCTTTTGTCCGCCAACACTTTCTATAAAGACTCGCTCATGGATACTGCAGGTGCGCCTGTAGCAGTGTCCAACACAGGATGTCTGCCTAAGGGCCCTGCTTCCCAAATAGATTGGTCGAGAGCCCGGCAGCCATCGTTTCTAAAGCCTTACCTGATTAAACACGTTGCCGGGCTGCGCGTGGCGCTGATTGGTATAGACAACGTGAACACGAATATCTTAACCACCGCAGACAACGTCGCAGACCTATGTTTCGGAGACGAAGAAGAGCATTACAAGCGCATCCGTAAACAATTAGAAGGCAAAGCGGATATTTTCATCATGGTCGTTCATGATGGCGATGTAGCCGTCATTGAAAAGCTGACTTCGCCCGAAAGATTGGTGGATGCGGTCATCTCCGGGCATACGCACCAAGTCTATAGCCGACGTATAAATGGCGTTCCTTACGTTCAAACCGGATCGGGGGGCCATTTTTATGACCGAGTCGACTTGGTGTGGGATAGCAGTGCCCGAAAAATAGTAGACGCGCGCACCCAAAGCTCCGCCGGCAACCCCATCACAGGCCCTCATTTCAACGGCGCCGTCCAAAATCTGTTGGAGCAAGCCCGCAGAGACATCGCGCCTTTTTCTGGCAGGCCCGTCGGTAAAGCCGCTGCGCCTATCACCCGTGACTATATTAACGAAAACGCCTTAGCAAATCTGCTGACCGACGAATTCAGGCGCATAAGCGGCACCGAAATAGCCTTCCTAAACGGTGGCGGTATCAGGGCGAATCTGCCGGCATCAGATCTAAGCTATGAAGACTTTTTCAAAATCTCCCCGTTTTCCAACAGAGCTTTAATTTTAGATCCTATGCCCATCGAAAATCTAATCGCTTTGCTCAAACAGTCCATCGTCACTTGTGGAGCCTATGGCGCGCTCTTTCAAAGCGGCCTCACAGTGAGTTATCGCAGGCACTGCACTGGAGATGCTAAGTTAGACTTAGCAGCCAAATTACTTCGAGTTGAACAAATTGGCGGGCCGATATTATACACCGAACAAAGCGGCATTAATCCACAAGCACCTAAACATTTCCGTATCGCAACCATCGATTTTCTAGCGACTGGCGGGGACAGATTCGATGGCTTTAAACAGATTCCGATTGTGAAAGATTTGGGGATATTGAGAGAGCTGTTGGTGGAGGATTTTGTTCGAACGCGACCAAATTTTATTGGAAAAATCGATGGTCGATGGAGAAATGAAGATATTTAA
- a CDS encoding 23S rRNA (pseudouridine(1915)-N(3))-methyltransferase RlmH: MRVLIATAFENSKDPFEILAQDYIKRTQLLFRPELKQVKPNKLLAVTEGCYRVLLDENGVELNSIEFSKKLHKLIEQPRPVAFLIGPPDGHHAETKKLADAVWSLSRLTLPHKLALCMLAEQVYRAGEIARGGPYHRI; the protein is encoded by the coding sequence ATGAGAGTGCTAATTGCTACAGCGTTTGAGAATTCCAAAGACCCATTTGAAATACTGGCTCAGGATTATATCAAACGGACGCAGTTATTGTTCCGTCCCGAATTAAAGCAGGTTAAACCCAATAAGTTGTTGGCTGTAACAGAAGGTTGTTATCGGGTTTTGTTAGACGAAAATGGCGTTGAGCTTAACTCAATTGAATTTTCGAAGAAACTTCACAAGCTTATCGAACAGCCTCGGCCAGTTGCCTTCTTAATCGGGCCTCCAGATGGCCATCATGCTGAGACAAAAAAGCTTGCAGATGCTGTGTGGTCTTTGTCTCGATTAACTTTGCCGCATAAGTTAGCATTGTGCATGTTGGCAGAACAGGTCTACAGGGCTGGCGAGATAGCGCGTGGCGGACCTTATCATAGGATATAA